A DNA window from Impatiens glandulifera chromosome 7, dImpGla2.1, whole genome shotgun sequence contains the following coding sequences:
- the LOC124946275 gene encoding F-box/FBD/LRR-repeat protein At1g78750-like, producing the protein MVRNNQPTNEDGKSEETSKQIAREGVDYISHMPREVMHHILLFLPFEYWIILGMVSKQWQYLMCETPTFILDENEIVSKMTRQIRGVLHEEQPRSELLDEGKRRFAEFVNRILIYHSGCLITFTRLSLQYEPRTIYSLNVNNWVHFLMTRDIEKLELKFSSTPILYYELEGLAVRRTRTAQTFQLPRHPFEPKFTSFFLNFCKLEASRFGSFMNLKVLYLTDVKILDRSIGQFVSKCPVLEDLYLERCSVTERFFVCKQDLKIKHLILLNCMTEYWQMFTIDISVPQLMNLVIIGRYLMNSTIRNATNLEDCSIDINQGFSDNEQGNFIAMIMINLRSCKTLALCSWCIQVLPSCDIGLSQQLHGSFTNLTNLRLTVGYVKQELPRIVLLLQSCPCLEKLMLDIYTAKDIDWLMIVNDMFEGYEPEVFHFEEDNYLENQTRDILCLQRSLKVLQIYGFMGRNQEIHLVEFLLRNALVLENLVIYNDLPDECGTRESAPSLRELNQRRTLQALLDLPRASSVVQVSVEKIRVFDE; encoded by the exons ATGGTGAGAAACAACCAACCAACCAATGAAGATGGAAAAAGTGAAGAAACATCAAAACAAATTGCACGAGAAGGGGTTGACTACATAAGTCACATGCCGAGGGAAGTTATGCATCACATACTCTTATTTTTGCCTTTTGAGTATTGGATAATTTTGGGCATGGTTTCAAAACAATGGCAATATCTTATGTGTGAAACTCCAACTTTTATTCTCGATGAGAATGAAATTGTTTCAAAAATGACAAGACAAATTCGCGGTGTATTACATGAAGAGCAACCTCGAAGTGAATTGCTTGATGAGGGCAAACGAAGATTTGCAGAGTTTGTGAACCGCATTTTAATATATCACTCTGGTTGTCTCATAACCTTTACACGATTATCGCTTCAATATGAACCTAGAACAATATATTCCTTAAATGTTAACAATTGGGTTCACTTTTTGATGACAAGAGACATAGAGAAGCTTGAGTTGAAATTCTCATCAACACCAATCTTGTACTATGAACTAGAAGGTTTGGCAGTGAGGCGCACAAGAACAGCACAGACTTTTCAACTTCCTCGTCACCCTTTTGAGCCCAAATTTACAAGTTTCTTTTTGAACTTCTGCAAACTTGAAGCATCTAGATTTGGCTCTTTTATGAACTTAAAAGTTCTATATTTGACAGATGTGAAGATTCTAGACCGTTCTATTGGACAATTTGTTTCAAAATGTCCAGTCCTCGAAGATTTATACTTGGAGAGATGCTCTGTAACCGAGAGATTTTTCGTTTGTAAACAAGATCTGAAAATCAAACATTTGATCTTGCTCAATTGTATGACAGAATATTGGCAAATGTTTACGATTGACATATCTGTTCCTCAATTGATGAACCTGGTGATCATAGGAAGATATCTTATGAATTCAACCATAAGAAATGCAACCAATCTGGAAGACTGTTCAATCGACATCAATCAAGGTTTTTCAGATAATGAACAGGGAAACTTCATAGCTATGATTATGATAAATTTAAGAAGTTGCAAGACTCTAGCTTTATGTAGCTGGTGCATTCAG GTTCTTCCATCGTGTGATATTGGATTAAGTCAACAACTGCACGGTTCATTCACGAATTTGACAAACTTAAGGTTAACTGTCGGTTATGTGAAACAAGAACTACCTAGAATAGTCCTGTTATTGCAAAGTTGTCCTTGTCTTGAGAAATTGATGTTGGACATTTATACAGCCAAAGACATCGATTGG CTGATGATTGTTAATGACATGTTTGAGGGATATGAACCGGAAGTTTTTCATTTCGAAGAGGATAACTATCTTGAGAATCAGACTCGAGATATCCTTTGTCTGCAAAGAAGCCTCAAGGTTCTTCAAATTTACGGGTTCATGGGACGAAACCAGGAGATACATCTAGTAGAGTTCCTACTCCGAAATGCACTAGTGTTGGAGAATCTAGTCATATACAATGATTTGCCAGATGAATGTGGAACTCGAGAATCAGCCCCGAGTCTTCGTGAGTTGAACCAGCGACGCACGTTGCAAGCACTGCTGGATTTACCGAGGGCATCTTCTGTTGTTCAAGTTTCTGTGGAAAAAATCAGAGTTTTCGATGAGTAG